In one window of Demequina sp. NBRC 110054 DNA:
- a CDS encoding WXG100 family type VII secretion target, with translation MTGFYGADVAQLRALAQQFSRAADALSSTGAEIGSAVVLAQRWEGPDSEHFRDAWHSQGRAAVNEASVSLREAAAALLGNADEQQEASAADGGGASSLAPGPIRREQRTVESVDSAIDKAKEFFLGIYELIKFAKGLEDLYDLYKFIKANMTVVEMLRHTGISKVPGLSVVMAAIELVLNAEQTWADIQSGNIVRFGRAVFSNAWIVAKVFPAVGAIDTVITAGGWVAEGVVDGVYGDGTYDDAWDGVEQEAIGFGDSLEESVSGAASGAMNDARGRTETYSSGGER, from the coding sequence GTGACCGGCTTCTACGGCGCGGACGTTGCGCAGCTCCGCGCGCTCGCGCAGCAGTTCTCACGGGCGGCGGATGCGCTCAGTTCGACGGGCGCTGAGATCGGCTCCGCGGTTGTCCTCGCGCAGCGGTGGGAGGGACCTGATTCGGAACACTTCCGCGATGCGTGGCACAGCCAGGGCCGTGCCGCGGTGAACGAAGCCTCTGTCAGTTTGAGGGAGGCTGCTGCGGCGCTGCTGGGCAATGCCGACGAGCAGCAGGAGGCCAGCGCGGCCGACGGGGGAGGAGCCTCATCTCTCGCGCCTGGGCCAATCCGTCGGGAGCAGAGGACCGTCGAGTCCGTCGACAGCGCAATCGACAAGGCAAAGGAGTTCTTCCTCGGCATATACGAGCTGATCAAGTTTGCCAAGGGGCTTGAGGATCTGTACGACCTCTACAAGTTCATCAAGGCAAACATGACTGTGGTCGAGATGCTCCGGCACACGGGCATTTCCAAGGTGCCTGGGCTATCGGTGGTGATGGCGGCTATTGAACTGGTTCTCAACGCGGAGCAGACGTGGGCGGACATCCAGAGCGGCAACATCGTCCGCTTCGGCCGTGCGGTCTTTTCGAATGCGTGGATCGTCGCCAAGGTGTTCCCGGCGGTCGGAGCGATCGACACGGTCATCACCGCAGGCGGATGGGTCGCCGAGGGCGTCGTGGATGGAGTGTACGGGGACGGCACGTATGACGACGCTTGGGACGGTGTCGAGCAGGAGGCGATCGGCTTCGGCGACAGTCTCGAGGAATCGGTTTCTGGCGCTGCGTCAGGAGCGATGAACGACGCCCGCGGGCGAACTGAGACTTACTCGTCCGGAGGCGAGCGGTGA